The following coding sequences lie in one Cupriavidus sp. WKF15 genomic window:
- a CDS encoding abortive infection family protein has product MATLSSIEKRKLERLLGMNNGYVLDFSDRTFSIFFEEHTGLDIDEAKYRTNMSSGSKANRMRGFWMIEPDHVVAKVLVAMIEHASEYECLPADMDNSLLVDVQKIVDRLHQNSASPLPEVDAFTASVNDLDFEAAAKHIRTAIDQNEPATALDRLHVFTIKFLRTHCERRGIEVNRDKPLHSLMGEYVKAVRAAGLLESEMTDRILRSSISVLEAFNDVRNNKSLAHDNPILNHSEAVLIFSHVGASIRFIRALEGRATARQR; this is encoded by the coding sequence ATGGCAACCCTGTCCTCGATTGAAAAACGAAAACTCGAACGTCTGCTCGGCATGAACAACGGCTATGTTCTCGACTTCTCCGACCGCACGTTTTCCATTTTCTTCGAAGAGCACACAGGGCTCGACATTGACGAAGCCAAATACCGGACGAATATGAGTTCTGGTTCCAAAGCCAACCGAATGCGCGGCTTTTGGATGATTGAGCCGGACCACGTCGTCGCCAAAGTGCTCGTCGCGATGATCGAGCACGCGAGCGAGTATGAATGCTTGCCGGCGGACATGGACAACTCCCTGCTCGTCGACGTTCAAAAGATCGTCGACCGGCTCCACCAGAATTCGGCGAGCCCGCTCCCGGAAGTCGACGCGTTCACGGCCAGCGTCAACGACCTAGACTTTGAAGCCGCGGCGAAGCACATCCGGACGGCGATCGACCAAAACGAGCCGGCCACTGCGCTCGATCGACTGCATGTGTTCACGATCAAGTTTTTGCGTACACACTGCGAGCGCCGCGGCATCGAGGTGAACAGGGACAAGCCGCTGCACAGCCTGATGGGCGAGTACGTCAAAGCGGTTCGGGCGGCCGGTCTGCTCGAGTCCGAGATGACCGACCGCATCTTGCGCAGCAGCATCAGTGTCCTGGAGGCGTTCAACGACGTACGTAACAACAAGAGCCTGGCGCACGATAACCCGATCCTGAACCACAGCGAAGCAGTTCTGATCTTCAGCCACGTTGGCGCGTCAATCCGGTTCATCCGCGCACTGGAAGGTCGGGCGACCGCACGACAGCGCTAA
- a CDS encoding DUF4238 domain-containing protein codes for MDRTPKLQGPKRQHYLPRMYQKGFATEGGVAVFNRHTGNTRRQTVENTGLETHIYTFEDEQGRRRYEIEEMLSQVEAGLADAIPRFEAAKGYTDTDVEFLISFISFAELRTPGAMTEAKRVKAGFVDVVAQVATESVERTMKLLAAMYRDKGQHRTQDELLAEAEGLVKFVRGGQYDIEVDPQAALMDNLRLWQATVDSLIHRDLQIIRPIDPQSRYVTSDSPVVLESRFGDNHVGFGSDEAMILFPLTATCLISLTGNKGRRGTGIARPEQVDHMNDVLALNADRYIISGDDDGLRRLVERLQLAKTRRAPKHVVGRFPTEDGALAFVQRVLPHRSPPVKIDQDDPAWASGSSSATGCDTRNC; via the coding sequence ATGGACCGCACACCAAAACTGCAAGGGCCTAAGAGACAGCACTACCTGCCCCGCATGTACCAGAAGGGGTTCGCTACCGAGGGGGGAGTAGCCGTATTTAATCGTCATACCGGGAACACGAGGCGTCAGACGGTGGAGAACACTGGTCTAGAAACGCATATATATACCTTCGAGGACGAACAAGGGCGCCGGCGATATGAGATTGAAGAGATGCTCTCGCAGGTCGAAGCCGGGCTGGCGGACGCAATCCCTCGATTCGAAGCCGCAAAGGGCTATACGGATACCGATGTGGAGTTCTTGATCAGCTTCATCAGCTTCGCGGAGTTACGAACACCTGGCGCTATGACCGAGGCGAAGCGAGTGAAGGCCGGCTTCGTTGATGTCGTAGCTCAGGTCGCCACAGAATCCGTGGAGCGGACGATGAAGCTGCTCGCCGCTATGTACCGCGACAAGGGGCAACACCGCACGCAAGACGAACTTCTAGCGGAGGCAGAGGGGCTCGTGAAGTTCGTTCGCGGTGGCCAGTACGATATCGAAGTGGATCCACAAGCGGCTCTAATGGACAACCTCCGCCTGTGGCAGGCAACCGTCGACTCGCTGATACACAGAGATCTGCAGATTATCAGACCAATCGATCCTCAATCGCGGTACGTGACCTCCGACTCGCCTGTGGTGTTGGAATCCCGCTTCGGCGACAACCACGTTGGCTTCGGTTCAGACGAGGCCATGATTCTTTTCCCACTGACGGCTACCTGCCTGATCTCGCTGACCGGCAATAAGGGACGCCGAGGCACTGGTATCGCACGCCCGGAGCAGGTGGACCACATGAACGACGTGCTAGCGCTAAACGCCGACCGATACATCATCAGTGGCGATGACGACGGCCTACGACGCTTGGTGGAACGGCTTCAGCTCGCGAAAACGAGACGCGCTCCGAAGCATGTCGTCGGCCGGTTCCCAACTGAAGACGGCGCCCTTGCATTCGTGCAACGGGTCCTGCCCCACCGATCGCCACCTGTGAAAATCGATCAGGACGACCCTGCCTGGGCCTCCGGTTCGTCGTCAGCGACTGGCTGCGACACTAGGAACTGCTGA